In Theileria annulata chromosome 3, complete sequence, *** SEQUENCING IN PROGRESS ***, the sequence GGTGTTtcttctttaattttatttttaaaagcCGTTTGTCAATCTAAAAAATCATGGCAAGCTAGACATACAGGTATTCCATTACGTTACTTGGTCCACTAGataaatattagtagtaatTCTTAGACATTTGTAATCTAGTCCCAGTTAGGGTGATAGTGTAAAATGTTATAGGAATAAAGATAATACAACAAataagtatattaattggatGTGGAGTGTTACCATATTTGAAGCAGTTGatagatataataaagCACGGACTGAATGATGAACACCAGAAGGTGCGCACAATCACGGCTTTAGCCTTAGCTGCACTAGCTGAATCCTCGGCACCATACGGAATTGAAGCGTTTGACCCCGTTCTAAGACCGCTTTGGAAAGGAATTACTGAATACAAAGGGAAAAATCTCGCTTCGTTCCTTAAAGCTATAGGTACTTGATTAATGTTCTTCATACCCTACTGGGGTCCTTAgatatatagttaatttgctaaaatattaatcttcttcggttgtaaaattatgtagGAAATATAATACCATTGATGGACCCATATTATGCAAATTATTACACCAGAGAAGTTATGTTGATTTTGATCAATGAGTTCAACACGCCAGATGAGGAAATGAAGTCGATAGTGTTGAAGGTGGTCCGCCAGTGCGTATCAACAGAGGGCGTAACAGCAGAGTACATTAAGTCTGACCTTTTGAGTCCATTTTTCTCCAAGTTCTGGATAGTTAGAAATTCACTGGACAAGAAAAATTCAGACCTATTAATTGAGACAACAGTTGAGATAGCGCAGAAGGTAGGAACTTGTGCGATCTTGGAGAAGTTGGTGGAGGATTTGAAGGACCCTTCAGAACCATTCAGAAGAATGGTGGCCCAGTGCATTGAGGCGATTTTAATCACTAACATAAGAACTACAGGGAACTCAGTGATCAGCTCTGACATCCTGGAAATCAGTACACGCTTAgaagaattattaattgacGGCATGTTATATGCATTCCAGGAACAAGTGAATGAGGATTCTGGAGTTCTTTTGGATTCATTTGGAACACTAATTCATGTATTAGGAGCAAGAGTTAAGCCGTATTTGCCTCAAATCACAGGTCTGATACGCTGGAGACTAGGCACACAATCCGCCAGAACAAGACAACAAGCTGCCGATTTAATATCCAAAATTGCACCAGTTATGAAAGTTTGCGATGAGTTACAAATGTTGAATCACTTGTCATTATATTTGTACGAATATTTGGGTATCTCCATAGTATTCTTGCTTAGTATTTCTGTTTAGTTATTACTCACTGGGGTTATTTATACCCTTCTAagtacttagttatatcccTAGGGATTTCTTACtcattagttatatagttaataatgTATACTAATAGTTAAACAGTTTTagtatttaaaatgtatagGTGAGGAATATCCAGAGGTGTTGGGTAGTATACTGTGTGCATTGAAGAGTATTGTGAATGTGGTTGGAACCACAGAAATCACTCCACCGATTAAAGATTTGTTGCCTCGTTTAACCCCAATTCTTAAGAATAGACATGAGAAGGTTCAAGAAAATGTAATTGAGTTGATTGGAAGAATCGCAGACCGAGGTGGTGATCTAGTTTCCCCCAAGGAATGGGATAGGATTTGCTTTGACCTGATTGACCTCTTGAGGGCAAACAAAAAGAGTATACGCCGTGCCACTGTTAACACATTTGGTTACATTGCACGCTGCATTGGACCACATGACGTCCTGTCAACCCTTCTAAACCACCTAAAAGTTCAGGAAAGACAATTGAGAATTTGCACTACAATCGCAATTGCAATTGTTGCTGAAACCTGTTTGCCTTACTCAGTACTCCCTGCGATGATGAATGAGTATAAAATTCCTGATCAAAATATACAAACTGGAATATTGAAATCATTGTGCTTCATGTTCGAGTATATAGGTACTTCATTAGTGTTCTTTACACTACATCTAGTTATTTATTCCCTACTGGGATCCTTAgatatatagttaatttgcttaaatattaatcttcgtggtttgtaaaattatgtagGAGAGATGTCTAaagattatatatatagtattgTTCCATTACTGGAGGATGCATTGATGTGTCGTGATTTGGTACACCGTCAAACTGCAGCTTGGACTTGCAAATATTTGGCTTTGGGTGTATTCGGGCTCAATTGCGAAGATGCACTCATTCACCTTCTCAACTACGTCTGGCCTAACATTTTTGAGACAAGCCCACATCTAACTCAGTCTGTATTTGATGCCCTCGATGGTTTTAGGGTTTCTCTAGGCCcttcaattattttcaattataCACTTCAAGGACTTTTTCATCCAGCCAGAAGGGTACCGCCTTACATTCCTTATTACCCACTACTAATTAGTTATTTCATTAGTTATGttcttatttatttcctatatatattctattattagttaacCACTAAATCGTTGCGTTTTAGGTCCGTGAAGCCTATTGGAGAGTAtataacaatttatatttggGCCATCAGGATGCTTTGGTGCCATTGTATCCTCTAATAACTGAAGGTGTTGAACGCAAACACCAGTCAAACGAGCTCTTATATATGATATAGCATCGCATTAATAACTTATATCGTATACGctattttatatatagttagtGTATATCACAATTATCTTTGGTTTACttaatatttacaatttaGGAATAGTATAGGTTCGTCTCcagttttattatttagagTTAAAATTCCATCTCAGTCAACCGGGACTGGTACCAGTGCAGGTCAGGTAAGTAAGTCACCAACCCCTGAATCACAACCAGAATCAAGTTCATCTGCAACTCCTGGAACGGCTAAAGTATCATCTCATAAGGGAACACCCGTGAGAGTTGATATTGAGAATGAACAATCCACAAGTCACTTTGGCTATACTGATGACAATGGAGTTATTAGTTACAAGCCTAAGGATAATCATGTTTTCAACAAGGTATCTCAAGGTACCACAGATATCTGGCAATCAAAGGATGATGTGT encodes:
- a CDS encoding splicing factor subunit, putative (note;~Tap-24g11.q1c.cand.71 - score = 294.95), yielding MADSDSDEETTESRVTKGKSIYEREDDYRRQRLRQRLSPERYDPFSGKTPLPEERTFADVMKETEISRQRNEISKHISKHGISKEVEEAIEETRRSKRRSQRDRWDSTPDAGEAQTPAFDSTPMDSTPFDGTFEMLEKKKVSRWDKTPMMEQQTPMAHTGMYGMATPMTPQIVVPESMLKFNITTSYEDRNRYLTDEELDELLPVEGYEIVLPPPDYQPYRKPSSYTYGTVTPHFTIPDDVRKPYDIPGTPSILQDVEIKAEDQHFFSKLFDDSTEDDLTSDEITERRILALLLKVKNGTPPHRRQALRLLASKAKEFGPGPLFNQILPLMMQSTLQDQERHLMVKVIDRILFKLRDSVRPYVHKILVVIEPLLIDEDYYARVEGREIISNLSKAAGLATMIGVMRPDIDHPDEYVRNTTARAFAVVASSMGVSSLILFLKAVCQSKKSWQARHTGIKIIQQISILIGCGVLPYLKQLIDIIKHGLNDEHQKVRTITALALAALAESSAPYGIEAFDPVLRPLWKGITEYKGKNLASFLKAIGNIIPLMDPYYANYYTREVMLILINEFNTPDEEMKSIVLKVVRQCVSTEGVTAEYIKSDLLSPFFSKFWIVRNSLDKKNSDLLIETTVEIAQKVGTCAILEKLVEDLKDPSEPFRRMVAQCIEAILITNIRTTGNSVISSDILEISTRLEELLIDGMLYAFQEQVNEDSGVLLDSFGTLIHVLGARVKPYLPQITGLIRWRLGTQSARTRQQAADLISKIAPVMKVCDELQMLNHLSLYLYEYLGEEYPEVLGSILCALKSIVNVVGTTEITPPIKDLLPRLTPILKNRHEKVQENVIELIGRIADRGGDLVSPKEWDRICFDLIDLLRANKKSIRRATVNTFGYIARCIGPHDVLSTLLNHLKVQERQLRICTTIAIAIVAETCLPYSVLPAMMNEYKIPDQNIQTGILKSLCFMFEYIGEMSKDYIYSIVPLLEDALMCRDLVHRQTAAWTCKYLALGVFGLNCEDALIHLLNYVWPNIFETSPHLTQSVFDALDGFRVSLGPSIIFNYTLQGLFHPARRVREAYWRVYNNLYLGHQDALVPLYPLITEGVERKHQSNELLYMI